GGCGCAGGTTCTTCGAAACCGGCTCAAGGAAAAGCAGGAGAGGAACCACAGGGATTAGATTTCCGAGCACCGAAAGGAAATAAGCTTCAAGAGGTCCCATTCCATAGATACCCATGGCAACAGGGATTGCACCCCTCAGTTCGGAAATCGGAAGAGCCCCTATAACCATGACTGAAAGCCAGTGGGGCACAGAGGCCAGCATTTCTACCAGTAAATTTTCAACGGACATAATAATCAGAAGTGATAATTAGAATCTTTTAAAAGAAAAAGGCTCGCTTCAGTCTGCCTCTTTCATCTATCTCAGAGATCTGGATCTGAGCTTGCGACAAAACCGTTTTTCAGAAGTTCTGAAACCTCAGTCTTCTCTTGAAAGGGCAAAATGTGCAAGCAGAGCTTCCAGCTGGATTTTCTCACTGGCTCCTTCGGTTAGCCTGAAGTCGGTTTCTCCGATGATATCCACAAGGGCGACAATATCCCTTTCCGACAGTCCAAGGTCAAGGATCATCAGGTTATCCATTTCAGAAACTACCCTGTAGATCTGTCCTATGATATCTTCTCCGGAAAGTCCTTCTTCATAAAGCAGCCTGTTAAGCTCTTTTCTGGCAGCCCTGAAATTTCCGCGCAGGGCAGTCTCGATAAGGTTCTTAATCTCTTCAGGATTTGCAGTTGCCGTGGTCCTGTAGATGGTTTCCCTGGAAATAGGCTTTTCCGTATCAATGAAGGCAGCAGCCTGCAGAGAATTGACGGCTTTTCGCATGTCTCCCTGAGCTACATAAATCAGAGCTTCATACCCGCCTTCGGTAATGGACAGGCCCTGGTCTTCTGCAATGTATTCAAGTCTTTCTTTAATGGCTTCATCGGAAAGCCGCCTGAACCTGTAGACTGCACACCTGGACTGGATAGGTTCAATGATCTTGGAGGAATAGTTGCAGGAGAGAATGAAACGGCAGTTGCTGCTGAATTTTTCCATAGTTCTGCGGAGTGCGGACTGTGCATCCGATGTGAGGGCATCGGCTTCATCAAGGAAAATGATCTTGAAAGGAGCTCCGCCTATAGGAGCGGTTTTTGCAAAGTTTTTAATCTTATTTCTAACAACATCAATACCCCTTTCGTCCGAGGCATTGAGTTCCGTAAAATTTTCTCGCCATAAATCTTCCCCGAAAATCTCTCTTGCAATTGAAACTGCAGAAGCTGTTTTCCCTACACCCGGAGGCCCGGAAAAGAGGAGGTGAGGAAGGTTTTTAGTTGCCACATAAGACATCAGGCGTTCGATTGTTTCTTCCTGTCCAGCTACCTGACTCAGCCTGACAGGCCTGTATTTTTCAATCCAGATCTCTTCTTTAATCTTAAAGTCCTCCATTTGTGCTTGCACCTTAATTAGAGAAGATAATATTTAAACTTTCGAATGTTTGCGATATTTAAGTCACATCGACCGCATTTCGAAAAAAAGAATACCTAAGGGAACGCTGTCCCGAAAATATAATTTTGGATTTAAATTTTACACTTAACTCGTGATGTATAAACAATAGAAAAAAGGAAGATATAAAACAGTTACATCAGAGTGAAAACAGTTACATCAGAGTGAAAACAGTCACATCAGAATGTATGTTAAAAAGAAAGTAAAATTGCCCCTTTTCAGGACAATTCGTGTTTTCAGGTTAAATCTGTTTATTTACTCACCATAGGCAAAATCGTAGGCAATCTTTCCTATGATAGGGATTTTGAACTTTGAACCCCTGAAAGCCATGTACATCGGAATAAGGATAAGCAGCATAGCTGTCATCCCTGCACCGTCCGCAATGAACCAGCCAATTACAGGAACCCATGCCACAAGGAAGATAAAGAGAGCAAGCGGCATGAAAAGCAGTATTGACTGCATTGCGTGGAAGCGGACGAACTTATTCTTGCGCTCAAGGAGCAGGAAGAACAGGCCTGAGAGCCAGCCAACAGGGTAGCAAAGAGCAGCCACTATATTTTCAGGTAAGCCAAGGAAAGTTTTGTACGGCATATTTTTCACCTCTGTATTTATTTCAAGGTCAGAAAAATGAGCCCGGATTACCGGAGCTCAATTGCTTTCTGCGGACAGACTCCAGCACAGGCTCCGCAGCCTGTACATTTTTCCTGGTCGATTTCAGCCAGGAATTCCGTGACCTTAATGGCCCCCTGCGGGCATTCTTTTTCACACTTCTTACAGCCTATACATCCGACTTCGCACACTGCTTTGACATCTTTACCTTTATCATGGGAGCGGCAGAGCACATGCACTTTCTCGGAGTCCATGGCAAAGGTGAGCACGCCGTTCGGGCAGGCTGCGATACAGTTTCCACAGCTTGTACAGAGGGCTTTGTTCACAACCGGAAACCCGTTTTCTCCCATTGAGAGAGCTCCGAACTGACAGGCCCGTACACATGTTCCGAGACCAAGGCAGCCGTAGGTACAGCCTTTCCTTGAATCGCAGAGCATAAGGGCAGCTTTACAGCCTTCAACTCCCTCATAGTCGTAAAGGGTTGTACAGTTCACATTGCCACCCTGGCAGCGGACAAATGGAAACGACTTTTCAGTCTCTGAAACTTCCTGCCCCATGACTGCACCGATCAGTTTTGCAACATCAAACCCTCCTACAGGGCAACTGTTGATAGGTGCGCCTTTTAAGACAATAGCTTCGGCACAGGCAGCACATCCGGCAAATCCGCACCCACCGCAGTTAGCTCCCGGAAGAAGGGAGGCAACCTCATCGACCATAGGATTGGTTTCCACTTTAAAAACTTTGGAGGCGATTACCAGCATGGCGCCTACTGCAATGCAAAGCCCGACGAGTACCGAAACGGTGTTTATGAGTACAGGCATAACTTCTGACGCAACGATCATAGCGGAATCACCTTGAAGTAGTTAGCAAAGGACATCGACATGATCAGAGCAATGAAGAAAGCATACGTGACGCCTCTTCCAACTGCTTTTGGGACATACACTACATTACTCCATTCACGTATGGAAGCCATGATGAGCATTGCAACTGTGTATCCAAGCCCGGCAGCAACCCCAAAGGTGAGACTCTGAATGAATGTATATTCATTCATCACGTTAAGCAATACGGCTCCGAGCACTGCACAGTTTGTGGAGATTAGAGGCAGGTAAATACCAAGCGACCTGTATAGAGGGGGCATAAACTTCCGGACAATAAACTCTACCAACTGCACAAGCGCTGCGATCACTATAATGAATGCGATTGTAGTAAGGTAGTCCAGCCTCAAAGGTACAAGAACGTACGTATACAGGAAGTACGATACTAAAGCGGACATCGAGATAACGAAGATAACCGCTCCTGACATCCCTGATGCACTTTTTACGTCTTTTGTGACACCCACGAAGGAGCAGAGCCCGAGGAACTGGACTATAAGGAAGTTCTTAAGGAATACTCCATCCATGAATACTGAAAACAGAGATGCGTCTGCCATTTTAAGCACCTCTCATAGCTTTTACGATTCTGCGGTAGTTGACCATAGCCATCAGAACCGCAATGGTCAGGAAAGCTCCCGGAGACAGTGTCATCATGCCTATCGGATTAAACCCGAGCGTGGATACCAGGTCAATTAATTGCATTCCGAAGAGGTTGATTCCGCCTGTTCCCAGAAGCTCCCTGATTCCTCCGATCAGCATAAGCATCAGCAAAAAACCTGTACCTACACCTAACCCATCGATCAGTGAGTAGAATACTCCATTTTTCAGAGCATATGCTTCGGCACGACCGATCACAATACAGTTCACGACGATAAGCGGGATATACACACCTAAAGCTGCATATATATCAGGCGTGAACGCTTCCATTACCATGTCCACAATCGACACGAAAGTGGCTATGACAATCAGTTCTATTGGAATCCTTACTGAATCAGGGATTTCGTTTCTCATTACAGAAACCAGCAGGTTTGAACCGACCAGGACAAAAATAGTGCCCGCGGCCATACCAATCCCGTTCGCAACGGAAGTGGTGACCGCAAGAGTCGGGCAGAGCCCGAGCACGAGGCCAAACGTAGGATTGTCCTTGGTGATTCCTCGCATAAATTCACTTGCTACATTCCTATTATCAGCCATATGATCACCCTTCCACAGCTCTTACATTATCAATTCCGGTGTGCAGAGCGTTTACCACTGTAACAGAAGAGATTGTTGCACCGGAAATGGCGTCAACTTTTCCGCCATTTTTGCTCAGGCTCAGATCTGTAACAGGCAGGTTCAGGAACTGAGACTTGAAACCGGGCTCGGTGATCTTTGCTCCAAGCCCCGGAGTTTCGGAGTGGGACATAACTTCCATTCCTGTCACTGTACCGAAATCCGCAGTTACTCCACCGAGGATTTCAACTAACCCCTGTGCACCGGGTTGAGTATTCCTGAAGGCATACCCTACAATATTTCCGGAAGAGTCAACCCCACGGAAGTACAGAACAATGGGTTCACCGTCTGCATCTACCTGGTCTCCGGTCACGGGCTCGAAATCTGCAGCCTGGGGAAGAACAGCCTTTAACGCCTGTTTCTCCTGTTCTGCCTGCAGCACTTTTAACTGCGCCTGCGTAGGAACGAAAGTCAGAGCAAGAAGCACAGCTGCAAGGGCTGAGAGCGCAATCATTTTGACAATTATGTTTACTGGTGTATTTTTCATTCTTCTTCACCTCCAGCGGCTCTAGGAGCAGCGGAATGTGTAATTACCGGAGCTGAGAAGGGCTTTGGTAAGGTGGCGCGCTCGATTAGCGGGAAAATCGCGTTTGAAAGGAGCAAACCATAGAGTGTTCCTGAGATATAGTCCCCGGTAAAGTACCCGTAAATCACTGTCAGAAACCCGCAAACTACTCCATAAACAAACCTTCCATTTCTGGTTATAGGGGACGTGGATGTTTCCGTCGCTATGAAAAACACTCCAAGTAAGTAAGTCCCGGTAATGATGTAAGCCAGAGGGTCCCCAAGCAAAATTACCAGTATGACTGTTGTCAATAAATAAGCTAGAGGGATTTTCCAGTCAACATACTTTTTGGCGATCAAAACCAGCACACCGATCATGGCAATCGGGGAGGCATCTGCCAGGAATCCTGCTCCTGTTTCAAGGATCAGGTCAGAGAGCGAGCCAAGCTGGGGAATTGAACCCGGAACCATCAGGCTAGCCCAGGAAAGACTCAGGAAGACCCAGGTAGCCAGAGCGGGATGGAACATATAAGAGCCAAGCCCTCCAAAAGCATGCTTTACAATTCCTACCCCGAAGACTGCCCCTATAAAAGGCATCCAGATTGGAGCCGAGGGTGGAACTATCAGTGCAATAAGCAAGCCCAGGTACGCTGCGTTTCCGTCACCGATCGTTACTTTCTGATGGAATATCTTTTGGATTGCCAGTTCGATAAAAACTGCGCCCAGCACTCCGGAAATAAGAATTCCGAGAGCCGGGAGTCCAAATAAGTAAATCGAAGCTAAACACAACGGGAGAAGAGCAATAAATCTCCCCCACATTAATGCTTTAACCGATACACCTTCCTTTATGTGAGGAGGTGGAGATATTGTAAAGGCCATTTATTTAGTCGCCTCCTCTTGCTTCAGCGGTACACATGTTCTGGATCTGAAGCTTTGAGTATCTTATCAATTGTACAAGATGTCTTTTCGAAGGACACACCATAGCACAAGAACCGCATTCAATACAGTTCATAGCGTACAGGTGTTCACATTCCTCGTATTTTCCAAGGTCCGAGTACGACGCAATTCTGGTAGGAAGCAGGTTTACTGGACAGGCATCTACACAGCGAGCGCAGTGTATGCAGGCAGATGTTACATCCCGCAGGACCTGTTCTTTAGTCTGAACTACTATTCCGGTAGTGTTTTTGACTATCGGAGCCTCATCAGTATATACTGTTATCCCGCCCATGGACCCGTTTACAATAATTTTTCCGGGCTCGCCCTTGTAACCGCCACAGGCTTCGATAACATCTTTTATCGGGGTTCCGAACCTGACTATTACACTCTTCGGGTTATTAACAGCCCCTTTAACCGTTACTACGTTTTCAAGGTACGGTTTGCCCTCGCATATGGCATCGTAAACCGCTTTGGCAGACTTTACTCCGCATACTACCACATGTGCGTCTGAAGGCTCGCCTCCCAGAGGAAGCTTCCTGCCCATCACATTGGCCGAAAGCAGGTTCATCATTGTTGGGGTGTAGGTGATATTTCCTGCAGCAACAACGATGATCTGATCTTCCACATCCTCAAGGTAGTAGTCAGCATGCCTTTTTCCGATAATAGGAGCTACAGTGAGCGGTTTACCGTCAACCTTCGCACTCTTGAAGGCTTTAATGGATTCCTTATCGTCTGCTCTTACAACAATTACCCCTCTCGGAATCCCACTTGCTTCAAGCATAAGCCTGAACCCTTCAAGAACCTTATCAAGAGAGTTCAGGTAAGCATGGGTAATAAGGGGAAAAGTTGCATTCATGAGCAGGGTATCGATCCTCTTTCCGGGCTTCAGGGCAAGGTATGTGGGCTTTTCGTAATATTCTACAATTCCCGCTTCCTTGATTATCTGAATTAACCTTGAAGGAGGTGCATTTTTCTCAGGCACGAAATCAACAGATTGTGCACACTCCGAAGGTGTAAGCACAACACTGAGAATTCTTTTTCCACTGGGATTCGGCATCAGCTCTATTGAGTCTACAGTCCCGCAAAAAGGGGAGTGGACATAGGCGAGGTCACTTCCCTCGCATTCCCCCAGCTTCTGGCCGACAATAACTGCTTCACCTTTCTTAACCAGAGGAGCACAGGCAATTCCATCGTGCTGCCTCATGGGTATAATCGCCTTTTCAGGCAGTTTATCAAGTCTAACAACGTCACTCAGGTTCGTCACCTCCTTAGAACGCAGGTTTTGTTTCAACCTCTACAGGTCTCGGCCTGGCATAACTAATGTCAATACTCTTCACTGCTGACGCCTCTCCTCCAGGGTCTTCCGTATAGCCAAGAGATGCCCAATCAATCACGGATGCATTCCCGTGGCAGTCCTTGCAGGTGTAAGGATTAGCTATTCCAACATCACTGCTCACAATGTTGTGGGATACCTGGTAATAGAGATCCACTGTTCTTAATATCGCATTGGGATAGTCAGCCTGTCCGTCCTCATTTGCATCGTAAGCCTGCATCTCTTCCACTGTGACTTCACCGTTTCCATCAGCATCTGCTGCCTTTACATATTTTATCGGGATTGGGTCTCCCGTAGAGACACTTGTATTCGGGCTTGCGAGTATTTCAGGGTCAGTGCCTGCATCCCACCAGGTTCCGGTGATGTTGTTGAAAGGAGTTACCTTTACATCGGAATCATTCCTTGTGTCCACACTCGGCAGAACATCTCCGAAATTCCCATTGTACCAGGCAAGGGTGGGCTGGAATTCTTCCTCCCAGTAAACGTCTTCACGTTCTCCATTCTGCCAGCTGAAAGCTTTAAGAGGCTTGCCTCCGGCGAGTTCCCCTCCAGGAAGCTTGGGGATATGGCAGGCTTCACAGGCAAGGAATTCCATGTGAGAGTCTGCAAAGGGCCCGTGAGAGATACCTGCGTGACAGTCTTCATCGTCACAGCTGCGCATTGTATCATCAAAGTGACTATCAGGAAGGTCTGGAGTACCGGAAGTATTTCCGCGCCCGATCTGATGGTCCGAGGTGATAATGAAACCTTCAGTGTGGTGGCACTCAGCACATTCGACTCCTGCTTTTGCATGGGCATCAAGCTCTTCATAGGTTTCCTCATTGCCCCAGGCTACAGCACTCTTTTCAACATTCCGGATGTGACACTTTTGAGCACAGGATTCGTGTGAAGGAGCTCCGTTTACATCGTCATGGAAAACGATAAGCAGGGGATAGGGGGTAAGCAGGTTAGCATTGTAGACGAAAAACTGCACGGGATTGGTCCTCGCAGTATAGCTTGATTCTACCATGGCTGCTTCGTTTGCATCAGCATATTCTCCATTTTCGATCTTCTCGGCACGAGCTTCGAAGTCATAGAGACCGTACTGCTCATGACACATCATGCAGTCAATGCCAATACCATATGCTGCAAGCGGACCTCCGCCAGGGTGATACTTCCCGAACTCTTTGACCCATTCCTCTTCTCCAGATGTTTCAAGATCAAAATTTGTGAGGGGAGACCACCTGCTCATGTTTACCTGTACATGATAAGAATGATTGACGTTTTCGTAGACGTCGAAGTGACAGCCTCCGCAGACCGTATCGGACCATTCCCCCTTGGTCATGTAATGGGATGCAATTTGATCATTCCCTGCATATCCAAGAGAAGAATAGGCACCAGCAGCCACAAGAAGCAGCACAGCGACTCCCGACACCAACAGATTTAACCTATTCATAACGACCACATTCTCTTTTTTTGTTCACGTTGTTATGTTCATACTCGGAAAGAAACAAAGTTCAAAGTTCAACAACTTGAAACTTATATTGATAATGAATGAGATTGAAGGATATTTACGGCTGAATCGTACACGGCCAGGAGGTGTACACTGCCGTTCCTTCCAGATCCCCAATGACATTATCCAGAGACTGAAAGGAAAATCAATTAAACGGAAAACTGAAGCTGAGAAGGAACTGGCATGAACGGTTAGCCTAGCCCTTATTGGCATCACTGGTTTTCCTGAATGTTTTTTGATCACCGGCTTTTTTCTTTCCTTGCTTTAGATAGCCATTTTACTCCGAAAAACAAAGCTAAATTCCACTTCAACGAAAAATGTTTGCGTGAGGTAATACTTATTTCTTTCGAAATAAGTTTGAGGGAATTGAATAGATTTTTATAAAGTAATTAAAATATATACTTTATATATAGCACGTGACGTATATTAATCAAATATATAAAATATTTGAGATATAAGTTAAAACTTATACTTTTTTTATATATATAGTTTTCCGAAGAAAATATACATGATTATACATTAAAAACAGGTAGAGTCCCTGCACAAATAGTCTAAGGAAAAAGAAATGTGATTGACCTCTCGTAAAGGAAAAAAGCCCCATTGAACATATATAACATAAGATTTATATAAAATTTGTCATGTATTTAGTAACCGGCAATCAATAAATAATTAATAATTAATCATGAGGCATAAGGGAATTAAAGAGAGCAACTGAAGAAAGTCCTGCCCATAGTCAGGAGAAAAACACAACAACAAAATAGACAGCAAGAGAGCACAATAGATTTCTCATCAACGAAAATAGACCACAAAGAACAAGCAAAAAAATTGGTAGGAAGGAAAACTTGAGAGTAAAGGGAAGACATTATAAACAAAAAGTAAATCAAAAAAAAGATAAAACAAGATCTTCCTTTCAATTTTGTTTTTGCTAGTAAAGATGAAAAAAGATCGGAAAGAGTAAGAAAAGATTTGAAAGACTTCAGAATCTAAGAGAAAAAAAATAACCCAAACATATAAAACAAGCAGGTAAAATTGATAGAGCATGAATTCCAAATACAAAATACTATTTGCGTTTTTATTGATTATATCGATTTTAGTATCAGGCTGCGTGCAGTCTGAATCCCAAGAGAACGGAGAACTTCAGGAGTTCCAGCAGACAAGAAGCATTATGGATACCACAGTTACTGTAGCTGTATATGCTTCTAATGAAAGCGAAGCTTCAAAAGTAATAGATGATGCCTTTAATGAGATTTACAGGGTTGACGACCTTATGAGCCCCTCAAAAGAAGACAGTCAACTCAATATTCTGAACACCAGAGGAGAAGTCGAAAACGCTGACCCTGCTTTTATCCACGTACTGGAGCAGTCAAAGTACTATTCAGACAAAAGCGGAGGAGCCTTTGATATCACTATCCAGCCTGTACTAGATCTCTGGAGAAGTAAATTCCTTCCAGGCGGACCTCAGGAACCACCTACCGCAGATGAACTGAACGAAACTCTCAAACTTGTAAACTACTCGGAAATAAACATCGAGGATGGAAATATAAGTCTCAAACCCGGGATGAAAGTAGCCCTCGGCGGGATTGCAAAAGGATATGCTGTTGACAGAGCAATTGAGTCTCTGCAGGAAAACGGGATTGAAAACGCTTTCGTGAACGCAGGAGGAGACGGAAGGTATATAGGTCAGAAGCCAGACGGGACACCTTGGATGGTAGGCCTTCAGAATCCTGACAGAAGCGGACAGTATATTACTGCAATTGAAGCTCGTGATATTGCAGTAGCAACAAGCGGAAACTACGAACGTTATTTTAACGAATCTGCGCGGGTGTCCCATATCTCGGATCCGAGAACAGGGTATCCTTCCGAAGGCATAATTAGCAGCACGGTAATTGCCAGAAGCGCTATTGATGCCGATGCTTTTGCAACCGCAGTCTTCGTGATGGGCGAAGAAGAAGGGCTTGAGATGGTAGAAAATCTCGAAGGGGTTGAATGCCTTATAATAACCGAGGACCGCAGGCTTGTGTATTCAAGCGGGTTCAAGGAATATGAAGCAGAAGGTTCTATCTGAGATCAAATCAATAGTAGTGCTATCGTTCAGGTGCACAAAAGCAACTGGTAGATTAAAAAGAATTGATATGCAGGACTGAGACAGTTCAGCGCAAGAAAAGCTATCAGTCCAGGTATACAGTGTGCAGAGTCTCATATATAGGACCATCGGGAGTTAGAGTGCTTTTTTTCAGAAGCACTTTATTCACCCGCATACTGCCGAGTTCGATATCTTTTAATTCTTTCAGAACATCTGCAAAAGCATTTTTTTGATCTTTATTAAGGAATTTTGCCCTGGCAAGGGTAGCATGGGCAGTAAATGCCCTCTCCTCCTCTTTGAACTTAAAGGGCTTCAGTACTGTTTCCACATCAGCATGAAGGGTTTCGAAGTTCCCTGTTGCTCCCAACCAGAGGACTTTAGGGTTTGAAAGTTTTGGGAAAGCTCCAAGACCTTTAATTCTTGCTTCAAAAGGCTCACACATAATGGAATCAAGAGCTTCTGCAATTGGGGCGACCATTGACTCTTTAATGTCACCGAGAAACTTCAGAGTTATGTGAACAATTTCGGGGTTAACAAACTTCAAATCAAATCCGGAAAATCTTTCCTGAATCTGGCTGATTTCCTCCCTGAAACTCGGGTCCAGTTCCACTGCTATGAATGTCCTGATCAAGGTTTTCACCAGTATAAATTAGAAGGAAGAAACAGAAAAAGATTTCCGTAAGCCTATATTTCTGAAAAAACAGGCTCAGCATATAGTTTCCCTGAGAAATTGTGAACTAGTGAGCTGAACGACATCTGGAAAAAGAAAAGAAAAGAAAATAAGTAATGGAAGTTAAGAAAAAGTTAGTAGCGAAAAAGAGAAAAATAAGAGCAATTACAGAATAATTATAATATATCAGATATTACACTGGAGAATAAACAGGCTTATTATGTACATAATTACCGTTAATGTTAACTCTGAGAAATAATGTTAACCCATGGAAATAACATTAGCCCAAAGAAATAATAATTAATTTCAAAATCAACAGCAGATTATAAATAAACTCTGGACTAAAACAGCAGGACTGCAAAAATGATTGCGTAAAAATAAAAAGGGATGGATGACATGGAAAGAGCACGTATAATTGCAGAAGCGGCAGCCCATATTTCCCAGGAGCTTGGTGCTGCCGCAATCATGGTCTCCGGAGATCTGAGTTTTGAGGGGATCGAAACCGGGGAAGTTCCGGTTTATTATATCTCCATGCGTCCCAAAAGTATAATAGACCATCTTGTAGCAACCAGTAAAGATGGAAAAAATCCTGCAAAAGAGCTCAGTGACCAGCTCAACAGAGAGGCTTCAGGCAATGTTGACCACCTGCAGCATGCCACAGCCATAGAGTATGTGCTTGAAGGTCCCAGAAGCGGAATTGTAGTCGGTGTTGTTGAAACTCGCGGTTCCAGCTCTATCATAGTTCATAACCTGGATGAGAACCCCCTTATAAAAGCAATGAAAGAATGTGAAGAGAGGGTCAGACCTGAAGTTATGAACGCAGTTCTGAAAATTGCTTTTGATATTGCCCTCACAGGCAGAGAAGGAAAAAAAATAGGGGCAGCCTTTATTGTAGGAGACTCCGAAGAAGTCCTTAAACGCTCTCATCAGATAATTCTTAACCCGTATGCAGGCCATGAGGAAATCCATAGAAATATCCTTGACAGAAAAAACTGGGAATCCATAAAGGAATTTGCCCAGCTTGACGGGGTTTTTGTAATAGATGAGACAGGCATTATCCATGCAGCGGGACGATACCTTG
The genomic region above belongs to Methanosarcina horonobensis HB-1 = JCM 15518 and contains:
- a CDS encoding DNA integrity scanning protein DisA nucleotide-binding domain protein — protein: MERARIIAEAAAHISQELGAAAIMVSGDLSFEGIETGEVPVYYISMRPKSIIDHLVATSKDGKNPAKELSDQLNREASGNVDHLQHATAIEYVLEGPRSGIVVGVVETRGSSSIIVHNLDENPLIKAMKECEERVRPEVMNAVLKIAFDIALTGREGKKIGAAFIVGDSEEVLKRSHQIILNPYAGHEEIHRNILDRKNWESIKEFAQLDGVFVIDETGIIHAAGRYLDVDGKNIDIEKGLGGRHVSAAAISRDTVAISITVSESGGVLRVYKDAKETICMESLQPASRYL
- the thpR gene encoding RNA 2',3'-cyclic phosphodiesterase, which gives rise to MIRTFIAVELDPSFREEISQIQERFSGFDLKFVNPEIVHITLKFLGDIKESMVAPIAEALDSIMCEPFEARIKGLGAFPKLSNPKVLWLGATGNFETLHADVETVLKPFKFKEEERAFTAHATLARAKFLNKDQKNAFADVLKELKDIELGSMRVNKVLLKKSTLTPDGPIYETLHTVYLD